The DNA window AGCTAAATTTCTTAACAATAAAAAATTGACATTCGCTGCAAATTCGGTAAACTTGCCAACAAGTTGGCTTCAAACACACCGAGATTTGCTCGGCTCATTTCCTTCAATTTTTTATCTAAAATTTAGAATGCAAGTTCACTTGTTTTTTACTTACATTTTAGAATATAAGCTATTGTTATATCATTTATTTTTTTGAAAATCTAAATGTTCCTTATATGTTTTACTAAAAAAGTGTTCTCCTCCACCTTTTGTAACAAAGAATAAATATTCAGTATCTGCTGGATTATAAGCAGCATTAACAGAGCTAACAGTTGGATTACAAATAGGTCCAGGTGGAAGTCCTTTATTTTTATACGTGTTATAAGGAGAATCAACCTCTAAATCCTTATAGTATATTCTTTTCTTTTCATAGTTAAAAACAAAATTAACAGTTGAATCTGCAGATAAAGTCATATTTTTTGCAATCCTGTTATAGAAAACAGAAGCCATAATAGGTTTTTCACTTTCAACAGCTGCTTCTCTTTCAAGTATAGAAGCCATTATAAGTTTTTGATAAAATTCATCTTTATCTGGATAATTTTCTACTGGGAATTTCTTTAAAAATTCTTTTAGAAATATATTAAGTATAGCTTTTTCATCATAAGATTCAGGTATAAAATAAGTTTCAGGATATAAATAACCTTCAAAATTACCATTAGGAGTTGGATAAGGAAAATCTATTTCCTTAAGTGCTTTTTCAAAATTTTCTCTAGTTCCTTTTCCATTAGCAACTAATTTATCTATAACATTTTTTACAGTATTTCCTTCTATTATTGTAAACTTAAATACCTTAGATTTACCACTTTCAAGCATAGAAACAAGTTCTATCATATTGAATTTTCCTCTTAATTCATAGTTACCTGCTTTTATATCTTTTCCATCATTTCTAAATTTTAAATATAATTTAAAGAAAGGATTATTTGAAACAGGTAAAACTGATAAGGATTCTTTTAAAGGTTTATCTTTATCTATTTCTAAAACTAAATTATATTTATCTTTTTTTACAAACTGATAGACAGTTGTTCCTGCTAAAATTAT is part of the Fusobacterium nucleatum genome and encodes:
- the mltG gene encoding endolytic transglycosylase MltG — its product is MKKILAIISLVIIILAGTTVYQFVKKDKYNLVLEIDKDKPLKESLSVLPVSNNPFFKLYLKFRNDGKDIKAGNYELRGKFNMIELVSMLESGKSKVFKFTIIEGNTVKNVIDKLVANGKGTRENFEKALKEIDFPYPTPNGNFEGYLYPETYFIPESYDEKAILNIFLKEFLKKFPVENYPDKDEFYQKLIMASILEREAAVESEKPIMASVFYNRIAKNMTLSADSTVNFVFNYEKKRIYYKDLEVDSPYNTYKNKGLPPGPICNPTVSSVNAAYNPADTEYLFFVTKGGGEHFFSKTYKEHLDFQKNK